A region from the Arachis ipaensis cultivar K30076 chromosome B01, Araip1.1, whole genome shotgun sequence genome encodes:
- the LOC107629941 gene encoding uncharacterized protein LOC107629941: MGITGCSVGGYMDDTKFNKPMPWIGIYIAAASLACLIAVTVDLIHGIRGRKFWFPCRYFCLNATSLTIIGVALKLSVDLNTPVPQRHDQLAKLSSSALICTIIGNSMPSLGVTDNKETMMNVVAMGILVITMIVNICIQFVTGVIYVFWVEHAIIMLLMLILLMTMFSSAVAIPKMKHYLELKYEMNEEALKESANQVEEAEAEANNQVINSLREELMRFWMMAHTSSPQFVVGRSVTCTASGAFCLLSTMALAEAMLRSYLMPWSFRFCTGHSDYKWSTIMILIVQVAAVAIGTISPAFRWFTAISYRCPVLRHRSTKKRLQVEGYWTDRLILMKERPLGFRIRNRQYRKLAHDAKVILFKFLIKLQIGIVLTCKATQCVSVSLMCFVLAGCNFIRKLKSKFSHSVSSISSGTESRPNAKLDLRRFVLHLEGEEELVGVMMKDNRDATNHWFQAGEKKEPKHVIELIEKCSILEGFKGVVAFDSDQVPHLHCAEPPNSWSLPLVTLASIIVAIPNIDRCKVRNLIDALNEGLPYVKFIENNLDKEGKLIKVRTAAEIIWLGVDLYHKWHDVDLYKLSLQSESPKETLEKLSEAAKIRYHKFKAKYNHICIRVSPSSWPIKILASNSMYRISQATLLNHECMKDHSSERLFEALKGMICDILGACLTNLPHVISTKCLNSAIEEREDSVRYSVHVLGKTKKIIEMLEKRAFSVLDFGKGTNIEDWHLMHKQNKFLPFDPCSLENDTLKAPEKSSDCRLNID, from the exons ATGGGGATAACAGGGTGCAGTGTTGGTGGGTACATGGACGACACAAAGTTCAACAAACCTATGCCATGGATTGGGATATACATAGCAGCAGCTTCCCTTGCTTGTCTCATAGCAGTAACTGTAGATCTCATACATGGAATTCGAGGCCGCAAATTCTGGTTCCCTTGCAGATACTTCTGCCTCAACGCTACTTCCTTGACCATAATCGGCGTTGCGCTTAAGCTTTCCGTTGATCTCAACACTCCGGTGCCTCAGCGCCATGACCAGCTCGCTAAACTCAGCAGCAGCGCCTTGATCTGCACAATCATTG GTAACTCCATGCCTTCTCTTGGTGTCACGGACAACAAAGAGACCATGATGAATGTTGTGGCCATGGGAATACTTGTGATCACCATGATTGTGAATATCTGCATCCAATTTGTTACCGGGGTTATCTATGTATTCTGGGTAGAACATGCTATCATCATGCTTCTAATGCTCATTCTCTTGATGACAATGTTCTCCTCCGCAGTGGCTATCCCAAAGATGAAGCATTACTTGGAGCTGAAGTATGAGATGAATGAGGAGGCGCTAAAAGAAAGCGCGAACCAAGTAGAAGAAGCCGAAGCCGAAGCCAATAATCAAGTCATCAACAGTCTTAGAGAAGAACTGATGAGGTTTTGGATGATGGCACACACTAGCAGCCCCCAATTTGTTGTTGGAAGGTCAGTGACGTGCACTGCGTCAGGCGCTTTCTGTCTTCTAAGTACAATGGCATTAGCAGAGGCTATGCTTAGGTCTTATTTAATGCCATGGTCCTTTAGATTCTGCACTGGCCACAGTGATTACAAATGGTCCACCATAATGATTCTCATAGTTCAGGTTGCTGCAGTGGCAATTGGTACTATTTCCCCTGCTTTTAGATGGTTCACTGCCATAAGTTATAGATGCCCAGTCTTGAGACATAGAAGTACTAAGAAGAGATTACAAGTGGAAGGATACTGGACTGATAGGCTAATTCTAATGAAAGAAAGGCCTCTTGGTTTTCGAATTCGGAATAGGCAGTACAGAAAGTTAGCCCATGATGCAAAAGTGATcctgttcaagttcttgattaaaCTGCAGATAGGGATTGTTCTGACGTGCAAAGCAACACAGTGTGTTTCCGTGTCCCTCATGTGCTTTGTGTTGGCAGGTTGTAACTTTATCAGGAAGTTAAAGTCCAAGTTTAGTCACAGTGTTTCAAGCATTAGCAGCGGGACAGAGTCAAGGCCGAATGCGAAGCTCGATCTGAGgcgttttgttcttcatcttgaaGGCGAGGAAGAGCTAGTTGGGGTGATGATGAAAGACAATCGTGACGCCACTAATCATTGGTTTCAAGCTGGGGAAAAGAAGGAGCCAAAGCATGTCATTGAGCTAATAGAAAAGTGTTCAATCTTGGAAGGGTTTAAGGGAGTGGTAGCGTTTGACAGTGACCAAGTTCCTCATTTACACTGTGCAGAACCTCCAAATAGTTGGTCACTTCCTTTGGTAACACTAGCAAGCATAATAGTTGCAATTCCAAACATTGATAGGTGTAAGGTGAGAAATTTGATAGATGCTCTAAATGAAGGGCTTCCCTATGTGAAGTTCATAGAAAACAACTTGGACAAAGAAGGAAAATTAATTAAAGTGAGGACAGCTGCAGAAATCATATGGCTTGGAGTTGATCTATATCATAAGTGGCATGATGTGGATCTTTATAAGCTTTCCCTTCAAAGTGAGAGCCCCAAAGAGACATTAGAGAAACTCAGTGAAGCTGCGAAAATCCGGTATCACAAGTTTAAAGCCAAATATAACCATATATGCATTAGGGTATCACCTTCATCATGGCCCATCAAGATATTGGCATCTAATTCCATGTACAGAATAAGCCAAGCCACTCTATTGAATCATGAATGCATGAAAGACCATAGTTCAGAGAGGTTGTTTGAAGCACTGAAAGGAATGATCTGTGATATATTGGGTGCATGTCTCACTAACTTGCCCCATGTTATATCCACAAAGTGCTTGAATAGCGCCATTGAAGAGAGAGAGGATAGTGTCAGATATTCGGTTCATGTGCTTGGTAAGACCAAGAAGATTATAGAAATGCTAGAAAAAAGAGCATTTTCTGTCTTGGATTTTGGCAAAGGGACTAATATTGAAGACTGGCATTTGATGCATAAGCAGAACAAGTTCTTGCCTTTTGATCCATGTTCACTGGAGAATGATACTCTAAAAGCTCCTGAAAAATCAAGTGACTGTCGCCTAAATATTGATTGA
- the LOC107629946 gene encoding uncharacterized protein LOC107629946, translated as MWKFMPSDYHHGQHGAQYYPQLQVSRASVDNGQLQRKVVNDWSDATPDVSLQSVDISTSFSSRSNFHFHFGGGFSSMQPDLNLNLGLQNPSGDDIGVYKPQVHEDILHISQLWFRWNQHYYKILLHNKNK; from the exons ATGTGGAAGTTTATGCCATCTGACTACCATCACGGTCAGCATGGGGCTCAATATTATCCTCAACTGCAAGTTTCAAGAGCTTCTGTAGATAATGGCCAACTTCAAAGAAAGGTTGTGAATGATTGGTCAGATGCCACACCTGATGTTTCTCTGCAATCTGTTGACATAAGCACATCATTTTCGAGTCGCTCTAACTTTCATTTTCACTTTGGAGGAGGATTTTCTAGCATGCAACCAGATTTGAATCTTAATCTAGGCTTGCAAAACCCGTCTGGTGACGACATTGGTGTTTATAAACCACAAGTTCACGAGGACATCTTACATATTTCTCAG ttatggtttaGGTGGAACCAGCATTATTACAAAATTTTGCTGCATAACAAGAATAAGTGA